A genomic window from Silene latifolia isolate original U9 population chromosome 11, ASM4854445v1, whole genome shotgun sequence includes:
- the LOC141611390 gene encoding uncharacterized protein LOC141611390 produces the protein MSGTNDKEVKLSLKLMVDTKAKKVVFAEASKDFVDFVFHLLSIPLAKVVNHLKDKGMIGCLGSVYNSLNSLDSDYLEPNVNKDSILNPQVNHFILPVLSRIDTPSSSFGVFQSSSTFGGVSTTAGFVKSTGHYMVLDDLEVKPMTISLLKYHAIEFDKLEEKVVQVGLQEAVEILRASLTTKAVLTTVFLGKDN, from the exons ATGAGTGGGACTAATGATAAGGAAGTGAagctgagtttgaagcttatggTAGACACCAAAGCTAAAAAAGTAGTGTTTGCAGAAGCAAGCAAAGATTTCGTGGACTTTGTGTTCCACCTCTTGTCAATCCCCCTTGCAAAAGTTGTTAACCATTTGAAAGATAAAGGAATGATCGGGTGTCTTGGATCGGTCTACAATAGCCTTAATTCACTCGATTCCGACTACCTTGAACCTAATGTTAACAAAGATTCTATTTTAAACCCACAGGTTAATCATTTTATTCTTCCTGTGTTATCACGCATTGATACGCCATCGTCTTCTTTCGGCGTGTTCCAGTCTTCCTCTACTTTTGGTGGAGTTAGTACTACTGCAGGTTTCGTCAAGTCAACAGGGCATTATATGGTGCTTGATGATTTGGAAGTTAAACCTATGACCATTTCTCTCCTTAAATACCATGCAATTGAATTTGACAAGCTAGAGGAAAAAGTCGTTCAAGTTGGTCTCCAGGAG GCAGTAGAAATACTGAGAGCTTCTCTAACGACCAAGGCGGTGTTGACAACTGTGTTTCTGGGAAAGGATAATTAG